A genome region from Rhodothermales bacterium includes the following:
- a CDS encoding sulfotransferase, protein MKSPIFIVGANRSGTTLLRLILNAHPNLAIPEEVVYFGSSLAGVSIDRWRDPGLTKEAYTSFVMQFLDNNCQPLGDIDRDELLDTILEEGPADFRRPYQCVLESWAARQRKIRWGEKTPGNLFYADIIYEMFPDARFIHLVRDPRAGVSSMLGTSFFPNDVVFNALGRAKFMTEGRALLERHVPAEQRFLLRYEDIVASPEPTIRALCDFLGEAFEPAMMDFHEGASKFMKKEAAMDFNAAATRPISADMRDKWRAKLDTADIAKIQAVCRRVMADYGYELEPATLGLTDRLEVWIKQLYWRYQTYRNRHVRHYTVKSMMFARVRGRMRKKLGGLQKQSGPA, encoded by the coding sequence ATGAAATCGCCCATCTTCATCGTGGGCGCCAACCGATCGGGCACGACCTTGCTTCGCCTGATCCTGAATGCGCACCCGAACCTCGCCATTCCGGAGGAGGTCGTCTATTTCGGCTCGTCGCTCGCCGGCGTCTCGATCGATCGCTGGCGGGACCCCGGGTTGACGAAAGAGGCCTATACGTCGTTTGTCATGCAGTTTCTGGACAACAACTGCCAGCCGCTCGGCGACATCGACCGCGACGAGTTGCTCGATACGATTCTGGAAGAGGGTCCGGCCGACTTCCGCCGCCCCTACCAGTGCGTCCTCGAGTCGTGGGCCGCCCGGCAGAGGAAAATCCGCTGGGGCGAAAAAACGCCGGGCAATCTGTTTTATGCCGACATCATCTACGAGATGTTTCCGGACGCCCGCTTTATCCACCTCGTGCGCGACCCGCGCGCCGGCGTCTCCTCTATGCTCGGCACCAGCTTCTTTCCGAACGACGTCGTGTTCAACGCGCTCGGGCGGGCCAAATTCATGACCGAGGGGCGGGCGCTCCTCGAACGCCATGTGCCGGCCGAACAGCGATTCTTGCTCCGGTACGAGGATATCGTGGCCTCGCCGGAGCCCACCATTCGCGCCCTGTGCGACTTCCTGGGCGAGGCATTCGAGCCGGCGATGATGGACTTCCACGAAGGCGCCAGCAAGTTCATGAAAAAGGAGGCGGCCATGGATTTTAACGCCGCCGCCACACGGCCCATCTCGGCCGACATGCGCGACAAGTGGCGCGCGAAGCTTGATACCGCCGACATCGCCAAGATCCAGGCCGTCTGCCGACGGGTGATGGCCGATTATGGCTACGAACTGGAGCCGGCCACGCTCGGCCTCACCGATCGGCTCGAAGTCTGGATCAAACAATTGTACTGGCGCTACCAGACGTACCGCAACCGCCACGTCCGCCACTACACCGTCAAATCCATGATGTTCGCCCGCGTCCGTGGGCGCATGCGGAAAAAGCTCGGCGGGCTCCAGAAACAGAGCGGGCCCGCGTGA